Proteins from a genomic interval of Streptomyces sp. NBC_01445:
- a CDS encoding FAD-dependent oxidoreductase: MHTESVDLLIIGAGMAGLTAGARAVRDGLTVALVEIGADVGGSARFAGYAWTAPSHDVMEQHNPHGDSALKRALVDRFDDGISWIRTLGVEAKDAQPILSFGRGHQFDTNHYVDTCRRLIVEGGGELLLGTDTERLVVEDGVVTGADLRTADGTRRRVRAGNTLLATGGFQGDLALRTAHVHPAADRMQLRSNLHSRGAGYRLATHAGAATGHDDAGFYGHLIPSSIPFADPADFVDMSLYYSEHALLLNLRGERFVDETLGDHLTAMALLEQPEGRGLLIADARVFRDWIVGSYVEGAVAVDKFALASKRGGRVGLAEDLDELSFLPEEWGYDAETVRTAVRQFNEHTAAGKDPAPGRELDHLPLDEPPYYVIETVPAITFPFHGVRIDDRARVLGEDGRPIGGLLAAGSDTGGLWHRAYAGGIASALVFGLTAADTARGTTHHS, encoded by the coding sequence GTGCACACAGAAAGCGTCGACCTGCTGATCATCGGGGCGGGGATGGCGGGCCTGACCGCCGGTGCCCGCGCCGTGCGTGACGGCCTGACCGTCGCGCTCGTGGAGATCGGCGCGGACGTCGGCGGCTCCGCACGCTTCGCGGGCTACGCGTGGACCGCTCCGAGCCACGACGTCATGGAGCAGCACAATCCGCACGGGGACAGCGCGCTCAAGCGCGCCCTGGTGGACCGCTTCGACGACGGCATCTCATGGATCCGCACCCTCGGCGTGGAGGCGAAGGACGCCCAGCCCATCCTCAGCTTCGGCCGCGGGCACCAGTTCGACACCAACCACTACGTCGACACCTGCCGGCGCCTGATCGTCGAAGGCGGTGGCGAACTCCTGCTGGGGACCGACACCGAACGGCTGGTGGTCGAGGACGGCGTCGTGACCGGAGCTGATCTGCGGACGGCGGACGGCACGCGCCGGCGGGTACGGGCCGGCAACACCCTCCTCGCGACCGGCGGCTTCCAGGGCGACCTCGCCCTGCGCACCGCCCATGTGCACCCCGCGGCCGACCGCATGCAGCTGCGCTCCAACCTCCATAGCCGCGGCGCCGGTTACCGCCTCGCCACGCACGCCGGAGCCGCCACCGGCCACGACGACGCCGGCTTCTACGGGCACCTCATCCCGAGCAGCATCCCCTTCGCCGACCCGGCCGACTTCGTCGATATGTCGCTCTACTACAGCGAGCACGCGCTGCTCCTCAATCTGCGGGGCGAACGGTTCGTCGACGAGACGCTGGGCGATCACCTCACCGCGATGGCGCTCCTGGAGCAGCCCGAAGGCCGCGGCCTGCTCATCGCCGACGCCCGGGTGTTCCGCGACTGGATCGTCGGCTCCTACGTCGAGGGCGCCGTCGCCGTCGACAAGTTCGCCCTGGCCAGCAAGCGGGGCGGTCGCGTCGGACTCGCCGAGGACCTCGACGAACTGTCCTTCCTGCCCGAGGAATGGGGCTACGACGCCGAGACCGTCCGCACCGCCGTCCGGCAGTTCAACGAGCACACCGCGGCGGGCAAGGACCCGGCCCCCGGCCGCGAACTGGACCACCTGCCGCTGGACGAACCGCCGTACTACGTCATCGAGACGGTCCCGGCCATCACGTTCCCGTTCCACGGCGTGCGCATCGACGACCGGGCCCGCGTCCTGGGCGAGGACGGCCGTCCCATCGGCGGGCTCCTGGCAGCCGGATCGGACACCGGAGGTCTCTGGCACCGCGCCTACGCGGGCGGCATCGCCTCGGCCCTCGTCTTCGGACTGACAGCCGCGGACACCGCCCGCGGGACGACCCACCACTCGTGA
- a CDS encoding ATP-binding cassette domain-containing protein, giving the protein MSVFSRTNLAKAALGPLAAAVLILVLNAGFIPPYQAYSVGLAAVYTVLVLSVGLLAGWAGIWSIAHPAFFALGAYFAAYGSTHGWSLEAVVLGAAGCAAVFGAFLGGAGARFSMLYVALLTLAFTMVSLEVMGQWASVTGGDQGIPMEKLDSALGLGTVASAGSQAQYIAVGVAGIALAVAALARPSALRMRLVAAKSHPMAARSIGIAPEAQSALAFAVSAVFAAVAGVLLALVVGFVSPDPFSLALAISLIAACVLGGPGTLLGAVVGGAYLTWAPTAAESTGVPQPILQGVVLIAALLFLPGGVVLFLGRTARRLVRKSDSHGSTTVELPEEPPQPVPAPAATAPELLRLDEVAVSFGGLKALEGASMSVRAGETLAIIGPNGAGKTTLLNVLSGLVGGGRVAGSARYGGKPLLKSRATARRRFGIGRTFQHAETFPELTVLENVLCTHRRVTARYRARAAELLDRVGLAHVADRYPAELPFGLHKRLDLARALAEDPELLILDEPFGGLDAIERTVLARQIVRQQERGTAVVIIDHVLDDLFAVAHRVVAFDFGRPIGEGEPGKILDDPRVRSSYLGEGGAHDELPPRDGTERAAVRLDAVDHAYSGVTALHGVDLTIGRGSVVGVVGANGAGKSTLGRILHGSLPPTRGRRTAEEGLRTALVPEGRALFKTLSLRENLEVAAYAAGIKGADLRARLAETAEWLPPRLRERMGVPAGGLSGGEQQVLAIARALMARPDLLIVDEPALGLSPAMVDEVYARIGRLAHEGMTVVLLEQSLGRAASACHEVVVLHEGAIAVCGEPGDPVFLTRAERAYFDGPDDAVVPATGRS; this is encoded by the coding sequence ATGTCTGTCTTCAGTCGCACCAACCTCGCCAAGGCGGCGCTCGGGCCGCTCGCCGCGGCCGTACTCATCCTCGTACTGAACGCCGGGTTCATCCCGCCCTACCAGGCGTACTCCGTAGGACTCGCCGCCGTGTACACGGTCCTCGTCCTCTCGGTCGGCCTGCTGGCGGGGTGGGCCGGCATCTGGTCGATCGCCCATCCCGCGTTCTTCGCCCTGGGCGCCTACTTCGCCGCGTACGGCAGCACGCACGGCTGGTCGCTGGAGGCCGTCGTTCTCGGGGCCGCCGGATGCGCCGCGGTGTTCGGGGCGTTCCTGGGCGGCGCGGGCGCGCGGTTCTCGATGCTGTACGTGGCCCTGCTCACGCTCGCGTTCACCATGGTGTCGCTGGAGGTGATGGGACAGTGGGCCAGTGTGACGGGCGGTGACCAGGGCATCCCCATGGAGAAGCTGGACAGCGCCCTGGGTCTCGGCACGGTCGCCAGCGCAGGTTCGCAGGCGCAGTACATCGCCGTGGGAGTGGCCGGGATCGCGCTCGCCGTGGCCGCGCTGGCCCGGCCCAGCGCCCTGCGGATGCGGCTCGTCGCCGCCAAGTCCCACCCGATGGCCGCCCGTTCGATCGGCATCGCGCCGGAGGCCCAGTCGGCGCTGGCCTTCGCCGTCAGCGCCGTGTTCGCCGCGGTGGCGGGCGTCCTGCTGGCCCTGGTCGTCGGATTCGTCAGCCCGGACCCCTTCTCGCTGGCCCTGGCGATCTCGCTGATCGCCGCGTGTGTGCTGGGCGGCCCGGGCACCTTGCTGGGGGCGGTCGTCGGCGGCGCCTATCTGACCTGGGCGCCGACGGCCGCGGAGAGCACCGGGGTTCCGCAGCCGATCCTTCAGGGGGTCGTGCTCATCGCCGCACTGCTGTTCCTGCCGGGCGGCGTGGTGCTCTTCCTCGGGCGGACGGCACGCCGCCTCGTACGCAAGTCGGACTCGCACGGCTCGACCACCGTAGAGCTGCCGGAAGAGCCGCCGCAGCCGGTGCCCGCCCCCGCGGCCACCGCTCCCGAACTGCTGCGCCTGGACGAGGTGGCCGTCTCCTTCGGCGGGCTCAAGGCACTCGAAGGCGCCTCGATGTCGGTACGGGCGGGCGAGACGCTCGCGATCATCGGTCCCAACGGCGCAGGCAAGACGACACTCCTGAACGTCCTGTCGGGGCTCGTCGGCGGTGGGCGGGTGGCGGGCAGCGCGCGGTACGGCGGCAAGCCCCTGCTCAAGTCCCGTGCCACCGCCCGCCGTCGGTTCGGCATCGGGCGCACCTTCCAGCACGCCGAGACGTTCCCCGAACTCACGGTCCTGGAGAACGTTCTCTGCACCCATCGCCGGGTCACCGCCCGGTACCGGGCCAGAGCCGCCGAGCTGCTGGACCGCGTCGGCCTCGCCCATGTCGCCGACCGCTACCCTGCCGAGTTGCCGTTCGGTCTGCACAAGCGCCTCGACCTTGCCAGGGCGCTGGCCGAGGACCCCGAACTGCTCATCCTGGACGAGCCGTTCGGCGGCCTCGACGCCATCGAACGCACCGTGCTGGCCCGGCAGATCGTGCGGCAGCAGGAGCGCGGCACCGCCGTCGTGATCATCGACCATGTCCTCGACGACCTGTTCGCCGTCGCCCACCGGGTGGTCGCCTTCGACTTCGGCCGGCCGATCGGCGAGGGCGAGCCCGGCAAGATCCTCGACGATCCCCGGGTGCGCTCCTCCTACTTGGGCGAGGGCGGCGCCCACGACGAGCTGCCGCCCAGGGACGGCACCGAGCGCGCCGCTGTGCGGCTCGACGCGGTGGACCACGCCTACAGCGGTGTGACCGCCCTGCACGGAGTCGACCTCACCATCGGCCGGGGCAGCGTGGTCGGCGTCGTCGGTGCCAACGGCGCGGGCAAGAGCACCCTGGGCCGGATTCTGCACGGCTCGCTCCCGCCCACCCGCGGCCGGCGCACCGCCGAAGAGGGCCTGCGGACCGCGCTGGTGCCCGAGGGCCGCGCCCTGTTCAAGACGCTTTCCCTGCGCGAGAACCTGGAGGTCGCCGCGTACGCCGCGGGCATCAAGGGAGCCGACCTGCGGGCCCGGCTCGCGGAGACCGCCGAGTGGCTGCCGCCGCGGCTGCGCGAGCGGATGGGCGTACCCGCCGGGGGACTGTCCGGCGGTGAACAGCAGGTCCTGGCCATCGCGCGAGCCCTGATGGCGCGCCCCGACCTGCTGATCGTCGACGAGCCGGCGCTCGGCCTGTCCCCGGCCATGGTCGACGAGGTGTACGCCCGGATCGGCCGCCTCGCCCACGAGGGCATGACGGTCGTCCTCCTCGAGCAGTCGCTCGGCCGCGCCGCGTCCGCCTGCCACGAGGTGGTCGTGCTCCACGAGGGCGCCATCGCCGTCTGCGGCGAGCCCGGTGACCCGGTGTTCCTCACCCGCGCCGAACGGGCCTACTTCGACGGGCCGGACGACGCCGTCGTACCTGCCACGGGCCGTAGCTGA
- a CDS encoding branched-chain amino acid ABC transporter permease, which translates to MDQFLLILVSGLASGAVYGLMGLGLVIIYRATDVVNFALASLATVGLYAALTLYEKGLPLLVTALVAIVVTAGVGLVARETVIRPLAQGELLSALVMTMGVSLIAESVISAIWDDQPRLFPSLVEGSVSIGGSAIPRQSLLTIGVAAVAMALVAYLFGRTTIGSAMRAVAESADTAQILGLGSQRIARIAWALGLGLGALAAFLYAPRAGLVPTVLSAPLFRAFAGIFLGGLTSMYGAVIGGLTVGVLDNLAAGYVSAGYRDTFVFSFTILVLLIRPQGLFGVRTFQRV; encoded by the coding sequence GTGGATCAGTTCCTGCTCATCCTGGTGAGCGGTCTCGCCAGCGGTGCGGTGTACGGCCTGATGGGCCTCGGGCTGGTGATCATCTATCGGGCGACGGACGTGGTGAACTTCGCGCTCGCCAGCCTCGCGACCGTCGGGCTCTACGCGGCACTGACGCTGTACGAGAAGGGTCTGCCACTTCTCGTGACCGCCTTGGTCGCGATCGTCGTCACCGCCGGGGTCGGCCTGGTCGCCCGGGAGACGGTGATCCGGCCACTGGCGCAGGGGGAGCTGCTCTCGGCCCTGGTCATGACCATGGGCGTCTCGCTCATCGCGGAGAGCGTCATCAGCGCCATCTGGGACGACCAGCCACGGCTCTTCCCGAGCCTGGTGGAGGGGTCCGTCTCGATCGGCGGCTCGGCGATTCCGAGGCAGAGCCTGCTGACCATCGGCGTGGCGGCCGTGGCGATGGCGCTGGTGGCGTATCTCTTCGGGCGGACGACCATCGGCTCCGCCATGCGGGCCGTCGCCGAGTCCGCCGACACCGCGCAGATCCTCGGCCTCGGCTCGCAGCGCATCGCGAGGATCGCCTGGGCACTCGGGCTCGGCCTCGGCGCGCTCGCCGCGTTCCTGTACGCGCCCCGGGCGGGACTGGTGCCGACGGTGCTCAGCGCGCCGCTCTTCCGCGCCTTCGCCGGGATCTTCCTCGGCGGGCTGACCAGCATGTACGGGGCCGTGATCGGCGGGTTGACGGTCGGCGTGCTCGACAACCTCGCCGCGGGCTATGTCTCGGCCGGCTACCGCGACACGTTTGTGTTCTCGTTCACCATCCTCGTGCTGCTGATCCGCCCTCAGGGGCTGTTCGGCGTACGCACGTTCCAGCGGGTCTGA
- a CDS encoding SDR family NAD(P)-dependent oxidoreductase, which yields MSSDTQQSRDAQQGRDAQRSRDARQGRDAQHSRDPRQGPDAQQGRFAGKVAMVTGAGSGMGAAVARQLVAEGARAVVLADVNSENAGTVAKGLSVGRAVALDVADAPAVDAAVADIVREHGRLDVVVHAAGVDDPEAKELIADALVHGRPAEVTDRLTDTAWGRVMRINLDGTFHVLRAAVRVMRPRKAGAIVVIGSSSAFDTPVGYPHYAASKAGVHALTQAVAKEVVASGIRVNVVAPGPTETGMAARTPAALRSGFADPRVRPYATPEEIADIALFLAGDAAANLVGAVLLANGGRFTV from the coding sequence ATGAGCAGCGATACACAGCAGAGCCGGGACGCACAGCAGGGCCGGGACGCACAGCGGAGCCGGGACGCACGGCAGGGCCGGGACGCGCAGCACAGCCGGGACCCGCGGCAGGGCCCCGACGCACAACAGGGCCGGTTCGCGGGCAAGGTCGCGATGGTGACGGGGGCCGGCTCCGGTATGGGCGCGGCCGTCGCCCGGCAGCTCGTCGCCGAGGGGGCCCGGGCCGTGGTCCTCGCCGACGTGAACAGCGAGAACGCCGGCACCGTCGCCAAGGGGCTGTCCGTCGGCCGGGCGGTCGCCCTCGATGTGGCGGACGCTCCGGCGGTCGACGCGGCCGTCGCGGACATCGTGCGGGAACACGGGCGTCTCGACGTCGTGGTGCACGCGGCGGGCGTCGATGACCCTGAGGCCAAGGAGCTGATCGCGGACGCGCTGGTGCACGGGCGTCCGGCCGAGGTGACCGACCGCCTCACCGACACGGCCTGGGGGCGCGTCATGCGGATCAACCTGGACGGAACCTTCCATGTGCTGCGTGCCGCGGTGCGTGTCATGCGGCCGCGGAAGGCGGGTGCGATCGTCGTCATCGGCTCCTCGTCGGCCTTCGACACCCCCGTCGGCTACCCCCACTACGCGGCCTCCAAGGCAGGGGTCCACGCGCTGACGCAGGCCGTGGCCAAGGAGGTAGTCGCGTCCGGGATCAGGGTGAACGTGGTCGCGCCCGGTCCGACGGAGACCGGCATGGCGGCGCGCACTCCGGCGGCGCTGCGCAGTGGTTTCGCCGATCCGCGGGTGCGCCCGTACGCGACCCCCGAGGAGATCGCCGACATCGCCCTGTTCCTCGCGGGGGACGCGGCGGCGAATCTGGTCGGCGCGGTGCTGCTTGCCAACGGCGGCCGTTTCACGGTGTGA
- a CDS encoding NAD(P)-dependent alcohol dehydrogenase, with the protein MKAVRLTGWGREPAFVDVERPVPRATEVLVRVEAAGLCQSDVHVVDAAAGALPYKPPFTLGHEVAGHVEALGPDTDGPTPGERVVVYGPWGCGRCARCAAGRDNYCDRRGDLDWHGVGLGRNGGMAEYVLVPSAHHLVPIGDLAADQAAPLSDAGLTSYHAIAGVRHALGEGSTALVIGVGGLGHLAIQILRATTPSRVLAVDIREAALALAHRSGAHASTLMRADTSRALRTGTGGVGADAVLDFVGNKATLALATEILRPGGELVAVGSGGGQLTVRKPGFLPPGFRLSLPFWGTRPELAEVVALARAGTLHVETEQFPLSAAQTAFHRLRQGTMRGRAVLVPEP; encoded by the coding sequence ATGAAGGCAGTACGGCTGACGGGCTGGGGACGGGAACCGGCGTTCGTGGACGTCGAGCGCCCGGTCCCCCGCGCCACCGAAGTGCTGGTGCGGGTGGAGGCCGCGGGGCTCTGCCAGTCCGATGTGCACGTCGTCGACGCGGCGGCCGGCGCGCTTCCCTACAAGCCGCCGTTCACCCTCGGCCACGAGGTCGCCGGACACGTCGAGGCCCTCGGCCCCGACACCGACGGCCCGACGCCGGGCGAACGCGTCGTGGTCTACGGCCCGTGGGGCTGCGGTCGATGTGCCCGCTGCGCCGCGGGCCGGGACAACTACTGCGACCGGCGCGGCGACCTCGACTGGCACGGGGTCGGGCTCGGCCGGAACGGCGGCATGGCCGAGTACGTACTCGTCCCATCCGCCCACCACTTGGTGCCGATCGGCGACCTGGCTGCCGACCAGGCGGCGCCGCTCTCCGACGCGGGTCTGACCTCGTACCACGCCATCGCCGGAGTGCGGCACGCGCTCGGCGAGGGCTCGACTGCCCTGGTCATCGGCGTCGGCGGGCTCGGCCACCTGGCCATCCAGATCCTGCGCGCCACCACGCCGAGTCGTGTTCTCGCGGTCGACATCCGCGAGGCCGCGCTCGCGCTCGCCCACCGGTCCGGTGCACATGCCTCGACGCTGATGCGGGCGGACACCAGTCGAGCACTTCGGACCGGCACCGGAGGCGTGGGAGCGGACGCCGTGCTCGATTTCGTCGGCAACAAGGCGACTCTTGCCCTCGCCACCGAGATCCTGCGCCCGGGCGGAGAGCTCGTGGCCGTCGGCAGCGGCGGCGGTCAACTGACCGTACGCAAGCCCGGATTCCTCCCCCCTGGCTTCCGGCTCTCCCTACCGTTCTGGGGCACTCGGCCCGAACTGGCCGAGGTGGTCGCACTGGCACGCGCCGGGACGCTCCACGTCGAGACGGAGCAGTTCCCGCTGTCCGCCGCACAGACTGCCTTCCATCGGCTGAGGCAAGGCACGATGCGGGGGCGAGCCGTGTTGGTGCCCGAGCCTTAG
- a CDS encoding SpoIIE family protein phosphatase, producing MQVVIVVLLVAAAVTALVLQAGRDSTREAARQSLTAAETFANAPGTVQALNSKDPTAVLQPRAEAARKRAGVTFIVVMDTNGIRYTHPDPRQIGKKFIGTIKPSLEGGTTIESALGLPLAEGSGPVIQAVVPVTDDRGSVVGLVSAGIKVQKVTALSARHMPIIFGAGAAALALSTLGTALVARRLRGQTHGLGPAEMTRMYEHHDAVLHAVREGVLIIGADGRLMLANDEARRLLELPADAEQRPVAELKLDADTARLLTSGEPTTDEVHRAGDRLLAVNMRPTAPYGGQAGWVVTLRDTTELAVVTGRAEVARERLTLLYDAGVRIGTTLDVVRTAQELADVATPRFADIVTVDLLESVERGEEPTRTAGMRRTAISEGYEKREGIYPVGELITYSPTAPQARALETGRAVLEDDLRQARGWREQDPDAASRALERGVHSLVTVPLQARGVVLGTTNFWRTGDSPPFKEEDLSFAEELAARAAVAIDNARRFTREHTMAVTLQRSLLPQEVPEQDALDVAWRYLPAEAGVGGDWFDVIPLPGARVALVVGDVVGHGLHAAATMGRLRTAVHNFSALDLPPDELLGHLDELVTRIDSDESTGDGPQGRQSEAVTGATCLYAIYDPVTGVCTTARAGHPGPAVVHPDGTVTSPEVPASPPLGLGGHPFETTELRLPEGSRLVLYTDGLIVNRDRDVDTGLALLHQALEGAGRTPEETCQAAIDAMLPAHPSDDIALLVARTRLLEPSRVAQWEVSPDPAAVAPVRAECGAQLQAWGLGDIGFTTELILSELITNAIRYGSPPIKVRLLHCRSLICEVSDGSSTSPHVRRAATTDEGGRGLFLVAQFAQRWGTRYTPGGKVIWAEQSLHVGAAVPMSDTLTEALLDQFDDPNL from the coding sequence ATGCAGGTCGTGATCGTGGTGCTGCTGGTTGCGGCCGCGGTAACGGCCCTGGTGCTCCAGGCGGGGCGTGACAGTACGCGGGAGGCCGCGCGCCAGTCGCTGACCGCAGCAGAGACGTTCGCGAACGCCCCGGGCACGGTCCAGGCCTTGAACAGCAAGGATCCGACGGCCGTGCTGCAGCCGCGTGCCGAAGCGGCCCGGAAGCGGGCTGGGGTGACCTTCATCGTTGTCATGGACACCAACGGAATTCGCTATACGCACCCCGACCCCCGACAGATCGGGAAGAAGTTCATCGGCACCATCAAACCCTCGCTGGAAGGCGGCACCACCATCGAGAGCGCCCTCGGACTGCCCCTGGCCGAGGGCAGCGGGCCGGTCATCCAGGCGGTGGTGCCGGTGACCGATGACCGCGGCTCGGTCGTCGGCCTGGTTTCCGCCGGGATCAAGGTCCAAAAGGTGACCGCGCTTTCGGCACGGCACATGCCGATCATTTTCGGTGCCGGGGCGGCCGCGCTCGCCTTGTCCACCCTCGGGACGGCATTGGTGGCCAGGAGGTTGCGTGGGCAGACGCACGGTCTGGGCCCGGCGGAGATGACGCGGATGTACGAGCACCATGACGCGGTGCTGCACGCGGTCCGGGAAGGGGTACTGATCATCGGTGCCGACGGGCGGCTGATGCTGGCCAACGACGAGGCGCGGCGGCTGCTGGAACTACCGGCGGATGCTGAACAGCGGCCGGTGGCAGAGCTGAAGTTGGATGCGGATACGGCGCGGCTGCTGACGTCGGGCGAGCCGACCACAGATGAGGTGCACCGCGCGGGGGACCGATTGCTGGCGGTCAACATGCGACCCACTGCCCCCTACGGCGGTCAAGCAGGCTGGGTGGTGACATTGCGGGACACCACGGAGCTGGCGGTGGTCACCGGACGGGCGGAGGTGGCGCGGGAGCGGTTGACCCTCTTGTACGACGCGGGGGTACGGATCGGTACCACGCTGGACGTGGTGCGCACCGCGCAGGAGCTGGCGGATGTGGCGACCCCGCGGTTTGCCGACATCGTCACCGTCGATCTGCTGGAGTCGGTGGAGCGGGGCGAGGAGCCGACCAGGACGGCGGGTATGCGCCGTACCGCAATCAGCGAGGGGTATGAGAAACGGGAGGGGATCTACCCGGTCGGAGAGCTGATCACCTACTCGCCGACGGCTCCGCAGGCGCGGGCCCTGGAGACAGGGCGGGCGGTGCTGGAGGACGACCTGCGACAGGCCCGGGGGTGGCGGGAACAGGACCCTGACGCGGCCAGTAGGGCCCTGGAGCGCGGGGTGCATTCGCTGGTGACCGTGCCGCTCCAGGCGCGTGGCGTGGTGCTGGGGACGACGAACTTCTGGCGCACGGGGGATTCGCCCCCGTTCAAAGAAGAAGACCTCTCCTTCGCAGAGGAGCTGGCGGCGAGGGCGGCGGTGGCCATCGACAACGCCCGCCGCTTCACCCGTGAGCACACGATGGCAGTGACACTGCAGCGAAGTCTGCTGCCGCAAGAGGTACCGGAACAGGACGCATTGGATGTGGCCTGGCGGTATCTGCCGGCCGAAGCCGGCGTGGGCGGGGACTGGTTCGACGTCATCCCGCTGCCGGGCGCCCGGGTGGCACTGGTGGTCGGTGACGTGGTCGGCCACGGACTGCACGCGGCCGCGACGATGGGGCGCCTGCGCACTGCGGTACACAACTTCTCCGCCCTGGACCTGCCGCCGGACGAACTGCTCGGGCACCTGGACGAACTGGTCACCCGCATCGACAGCGACGAGAGCACCGGCGACGGCCCGCAGGGCCGGCAAAGCGAAGCGGTCACCGGGGCGACCTGCCTGTACGCGATCTACGACCCGGTCACGGGAGTGTGCACGACGGCGCGAGCAGGGCACCCGGGCCCGGCGGTGGTGCATCCGGACGGGACCGTCACCTCTCCGGAAGTGCCCGCTTCGCCTCCTCTCGGCCTGGGCGGCCACCCCTTCGAAACCACCGAGCTGCGCCTGCCCGAGGGCTCACGACTTGTGCTGTACACCGACGGGCTGATCGTGAACCGCGACCGGGACGTCGACACCGGACTGGCCCTGCTGCACCAGGCGCTGGAGGGGGCGGGGCGGACTCCGGAGGAGACGTGTCAGGCAGCGATCGACGCGATGCTGCCGGCGCACCCGTCCGATGACATCGCGCTGCTGGTGGCGCGCACTCGGTTGCTCGAGCCGTCGAGGGTGGCGCAGTGGGAGGTGTCGCCGGATCCGGCGGCGGTGGCCCCGGTCCGTGCGGAGTGCGGGGCGCAACTGCAGGCATGGGGGCTGGGAGACATCGGGTTCACCACGGAACTCATCCTCAGCGAGCTGATCACCAACGCCATCCGGTACGGCTCGCCGCCCATCAAAGTGCGGCTGCTGCACTGCCGCAGCCTGATCTGCGAGGTGTCGGACGGCTCCAGCACCTCGCCACATGTGCGGAGGGCAGCGACCACGGATGAGGGCGGCCGAGGGCTGTTCTTGGTGGCGCAGTTCGCCCAGCGGTGGGGCACGCGGTACACGCCGGGCGGCAAGGTCATCTGGGCCGAACAATCGCTGCACGTCGGTGCCGCAGTCCCAATGAGCGACACACTCACCGAAGCACTCCTCGACCAGTTCGACGATCCCAACCTCTGA
- a CDS encoding AAA family ATPase, protein MSNPRAPRVHLVIGPAGSGKSSVARLIAERSGAAYLDKDTACTRLTEALLAAAGTDPAERDHNPYYRSVVMDLEYATLLDLAGDNLRLGRPVVLDAPFGRYFDDPDYLVTVADRHGWPPGTECVVVRVTVDKETARARVRARGYARDTSKLADWDAFWDKASRAECRWTGARHLELDNSADGINMGAVVRAL, encoded by the coding sequence ATGAGCAACCCCCGCGCCCCCCGCGTCCACCTAGTGATCGGCCCCGCCGGATCAGGCAAGTCCAGCGTGGCCCGGCTGATCGCAGAGCGGTCCGGCGCCGCGTACCTCGACAAGGACACCGCCTGCACGCGGCTGACCGAGGCACTCCTGGCGGCGGCCGGCACGGACCCGGCCGAGCGCGACCACAACCCGTACTACCGGTCCGTCGTCATGGACCTGGAGTACGCGACGCTTCTGGACCTGGCCGGGGACAACCTGCGTCTCGGCCGCCCGGTCGTCCTCGACGCTCCGTTCGGCCGGTACTTCGACGACCCGGACTACCTTGTGACGGTCGCCGACCGTCACGGGTGGCCGCCAGGCACCGAGTGCGTGGTGGTACGGGTGACCGTGGACAAGGAGACCGCCCGCGCACGGGTGCGGGCCCGCGGCTACGCCCGCGACACGTCCAAGCTCGCCGACTGGGACGCCTTCTGGGACAAGGCTTCCCGCGCCGAATGCCGGTGGACAGGGGCCCGTCACCTGGAGCTCGACAACAGCGCGGACGGCATCAACATGGGCGCGGTGGTTCGGGCGCTGTGA